One Sphingomonas sp. FARSPH DNA segment encodes these proteins:
- the nagZ gene encoding beta-N-acetylhexosaminidase — MKPVIFGLSGPALTGDERAFFADVEPAGYILFKRNVETRDQLRALTDSLRDLAGRDDLAILIDQEGGRVARMAPPEWPAFPAGPAFAALYERAPMSAIQAMRANGQALGLMLSAVGITVDCAPLLDVAQPDTTAAIASRAYGSDPMQVAALGRAMLEGLAAGGVVGVVKHMPGHGRAIVDSHYDLPTVTADAESLAIDLEPFRTLAQAPMGMTSHIVFQAWDAARPATLSPVVIAQVIRGMIGFDGLLMTDDIDMKALSGSAGDKAAGAIAAGCDLVLDCWARMDEMVDIANRLGDIAPAARARLDRAMAMRTPPQGDFNALIARRDAFLALA, encoded by the coding sequence ATGAAGCCCGTCATCTTCGGCCTGTCCGGCCCCGCGCTCACCGGCGACGAACGCGCCTTCTTCGCCGACGTCGAACCCGCTGGCTACATCCTCTTCAAGCGCAACGTGGAAACGCGCGACCAACTGCGCGCGCTGACCGATTCGCTACGCGATCTCGCCGGGCGCGACGATCTGGCGATCCTGATCGATCAGGAGGGCGGGCGCGTCGCGCGGATGGCGCCGCCGGAATGGCCCGCCTTTCCCGCCGGCCCCGCCTTCGCCGCGCTGTACGAGCGGGCGCCGATGTCCGCGATCCAGGCGATGCGCGCCAACGGCCAGGCGCTTGGCCTGATGCTCAGCGCGGTCGGTATCACCGTCGATTGCGCGCCGCTGCTCGACGTCGCGCAGCCCGACACGACGGCGGCGATCGCCAGCCGCGCCTATGGCAGCGACCCGATGCAGGTCGCCGCGCTCGGCCGGGCGATGCTGGAGGGGCTGGCGGCGGGCGGCGTCGTCGGCGTCGTCAAGCATATGCCCGGCCACGGCCGCGCGATCGTCGATTCGCATTACGATCTGCCGACCGTCACGGCGGATGCCGAATCGCTTGCGATCGACCTCGAACCGTTCCGCACGCTTGCGCAAGCGCCGATGGGGATGACGTCGCACATCGTCTTCCAGGCGTGGGATGCGGCACGGCCCGCGACGCTGTCGCCCGTCGTCATCGCACAGGTGATCCGCGGCATGATCGGCTTCGACGGCCTGCTGATGACCGACGATATCGACATGAAGGCGCTGTCGGGCAGTGCGGGGGACAAGGCCGCGGGTGCGATCGCGGCGGGATGCGACCTCGTCCTCGATTGCTGGGCGCGGATGGACGAGATGGTCGATATCGCGAACCGGTTGGGCGACATCGCGCCCGCCGCCCGCGCGCGGCTCGATCGCGCGATGGCGATGCGCACTCCGCCGCAGGGCGATTTCAACGCGCTGATCGCCCGCCGCGACGCCTTCCTCGCGCTCGCCTGA
- a CDS encoding segregation and condensation protein A produces MAEPEQLTLDLDGWEGPLDLLLSLARAQKVDLRAISILALVEQYLRFVDRAKVLRLELAADYLVMAAWLAYLKSALLLPRDPEVEVDPEELALRLQLRLERLNAMREAGARLMARDRLGRDVFTRARPEGLRTVRHARWQAELYDVIAAYGRISARNRPVMHVVADREVMTLETALARIGALLGVRLDWSTLESFLPDGSARLRKSALASSFLAALELAKQGRAELRQSAPFAPLYLRAAS; encoded by the coding sequence ATGGCCGAACCCGAGCAGCTGACGCTCGATCTCGACGGGTGGGAGGGGCCGCTCGACCTGTTGCTGTCGCTCGCGCGCGCGCAGAAGGTGGATCTGCGCGCCATCTCGATCCTCGCGCTCGTCGAGCAATATCTGCGCTTCGTCGATCGGGCGAAGGTGCTGCGCCTCGAGCTGGCCGCCGATTATCTCGTGATGGCGGCGTGGCTCGCCTACCTCAAGTCGGCACTGCTGCTGCCGCGCGATCCGGAGGTGGAGGTCGATCCCGAGGAACTGGCGCTCCGCCTGCAATTGCGCCTTGAGCGGTTGAACGCGATGCGCGAGGCGGGCGCGCGGTTGATGGCGCGCGACCGGCTGGGCCGCGACGTCTTCACGCGGGCAAGGCCGGAGGGGCTTCGCACCGTCCGCCATGCACGATGGCAGGCGGAGCTGTACGACGTCATCGCCGCCTACGGCCGGATCAGCGCGCGCAACCGTCCGGTGATGCACGTCGTCGCCGATCGGGAGGTAATGACGCTGGAGACGGCGCTGGCACGGATCGGCGCGCTGCTCGGTGTGCGGCTCGACTGGTCGACGCTGGAAAGCTTCCTGCCCGACGGCAGCGCGCGGCTGCGCAAGTCGGCGCTCGCCTCGTCCTTCCTCGCCGCGCTTGAACTGGCGAAGCAGGGCAGGGCCGAATTGCGCCAGAGCGCGCCCTTCGCGCCGCTCTACCTGCGGGCCGCATCATGA